The following are encoded in a window of Periplaneta americana isolate PAMFEO1 chromosome 13, P.americana_PAMFEO1_priV1, whole genome shotgun sequence genomic DNA:
- the LOC138712240 gene encoding mucin-2 — protein sequence MAALASCYVLLLVAVSSTTGQWSKPIPTADRRSSSVSEDWVPVASAVPEQPEPRQASILQPPPAYQPAAQSAYIQQTLSAQQREIQNHFNTQGLLPALFPTPQQFSAPQQGVSAQQTSAASQQQHPSGQRNQQQPSGRLINPQLISAQASQQQPLINQQSLPEQLNFRQQLPNQQLPSGQLSSQQQLLNQQLHSGQLRNQQTLPNRQLLSGQLSNQQALSNQQIHSGQQSVQQVLSNQQLHSGQLSAQQSLPNQQLHSGQLNAQQSLPNQQLHSGQLSAQQSLPNQQLHSGQLSAQQVLSNQQLHSGQLSAQQSLPNQQLHSGQQSPQQSLPNQQVLSGQLSNQQTLSNSQLYSGQLNNQQVLTNQQLYSGQLTSQQALSNQPLSSGQLSQQQPAVQQLVPEQLSQQQRAQPQQQSAVQQLPSGQLNYQQTPSNQLSKQHTVNQITPQRGRRPRPTTTSTTPEPQEEVQLLYVPVETLRQQHQASLERQQQQLRQELQSLKPKPTTEQPITTPEPYQPPLSVYMGLQGDHNIKLSDVVKVLKESKSISVLDTVGPNSPQVFVGPSTLQAPEGYAKFELPYLSALESNRVERKVDKPPFFVAPLSFKPPPGYSKIPFPAPHVGSVVVGNVTELLHDKEQPRKTYSLPAELPPINPELPSLVNSLQDQRNVLLLPQQQAVTKFLQAVQQVGLETSTERYTRHKVSRYTTQEPDVTTKPSRHTNKHFRQRGRPKETPTQEFTVTTVQPQYLESIEEKKNTPLHQAQVPSLQPQYKEQDARYPTYPDDAVPLQSHNPENTKGPTKYTAPLDTFLPSAQEDSVPDYSALSRKQPQYNAPQEHTTFEPDIRTVTPAYKPKYSNQQTSPIYQTQTFVQDTSAPEKQKQYNNPPSEQVYSREPVKYINNQESLPTITSQYSVTEPVPLPKHTIPQENASTRRPQYLVSEDEPSYTTSRDVILQRQQYVSQETQSELKTPKYIASQADIPQRQAQYQDQSVVSKSKYVKENSQFSIREPSTNPSTYSTVKDDIPIPQTSYSDEDLNVELKSTKDSLIPVVSQDHRIITENPTKYAVTQNDFQFQQEQYSQRNPTRPVEPPNYASTRGDISLQTVRPQISPSYTSSVQEGGALRRPQQPVYNTTAQQIILNPSQQSIYSNLQDDIQTTQKYYQSTEDSTSGEQIKYANPQENLSPRLVQYSVPSSRPSVDDTYQLLEAEPAVSTTTTTTTAPVYTTPSRRNRGRHRHTSSFSTTTSAPRSRTPSYSRGRRPVSRTTSEPTSTGDQVSPFESSRQSSERAQTHRFETPRSRSRTRSRTRSTTTTTTTTTPAPQQNTDLYQDEIYATVTSTQHSRTDTVTEDFLQFAPPQGSQVTRTKLLRGQDQFYTGDTPQSQSRLPADPPSNVQIDELNSYTQVSSTPSYSAVIPNGHADASYIPLGSSPQAGISNEESFRQPPNSQNPTGQGQYVQTSTEHFIQTPVYNEQILRNQNIRNQGDYDQISNGHLVNNQIPNRQLINAPNSKTQLVPDYYDPTLTAPEDNRQLPLPAGPAAGTETPIISKDAFQPQQLQETIGGTTQRQYSSPPRTHSVTPSEVRYKDTSDSQIVTSERTPSVTQKAAFVRIRGRLRGRQRVTPQPTEQPATIPTIQPEVLTTPIARKHTNFLNRGSARKTQAPTTTPTAETTTPPSDKVYTVRPARRPQQAQTKLTTRGRIRRPTRPTTTTVAPTITSASDHRLNEVPYEFTTEIVPTTRRYQLEYDPVQQYQPRRHQYQSIQRHQQDQQYQQNQQDDQYQRYQQDQQDDQYQRYQQNQKEDEYQQNQKGGQYQQNQKDDQYQQNQKGDQYQRYQQNPQDDQYQQFPDNQQYYQDQQYQQYQTVERYHPTDQTSLPSDSRPHYATDDPEHGAESQWSTRTLAANSSNAIPVVAKSESITTEQPTTEAAITTTEATPPLVLTPSPAVSTTAETTETSKPGHSRRRGNWVRVRVRPQQQPQDIFETAESQNVATVAAANQIPGESTVKQMTKSPGYKDEFFSASVQDTADQENSTPKIEGDFSSSAVEEDFGTTEITTVHDTATSSSSSQNKEAALSNSYATNDDITVEDTKKFVTDAPSGDLDGVWNEEKVSEYTTKPSDDSGTSTTISPESTTEQRSYLSSLFSTLDYYGNSGKDADKNLNWGGYDDWWNKNYANHRPYYSDDKLNRPDDAKKKITSGPSIWEMDSFRDYEDLSEQEEQANKDDSNTSTTKLQTSTESNVGLSGLEDYPNYQTWDDVLEEHNGKHSVKKANPEVEEEVKDNNVKGEKIDDSSFKNPPEVSQSDENILTTAYPATSEEKGSELVTEQPGYNVVESTTNVPNATEQKNVHQTTTEFSVFSTSSELSTTEQAITTEKAQNNTSSYETEAPSDEEISSSTEAASTTESSSAILSTEPVVSTDPSSLYNTEPKIKRTDTRSLMARILGTTTSTKISHETEICYRGRCIKTKTKDSDIDQLSTD from the exons ATGGCAGCTTTGGCGTCATGTTACGTGCTGCTCCTTGTGGCCGTATCAAGTACTACGGGCCAGTGGAGCAAACCTATCCCAACAGCCGACAGGAGATCATCGTCTGTGTCCGAAGACTGG GTGCCTGTTGCATCCGCTGTTCCTGAGCAACCTGAACCTAGGCAGGCGTCCATTCTTCAGCCGCCCCCCGCGTACCAGCCCGCAGCTCAGTCAGCCTACATTCAACAAACTCTCAGTGCTCAGCAGCGCGAGATACAAAACCACTTCAACACCCAAGGATTGCTACCAGCCCTCTTTCCAACACCCCAGCAGTTTTCTGCACCTCAACAAGGAGTGTCTGCTCAACAGACCTCTGCAGCATCCCAGCAACAACATCCATCAGGTCAACGGAATCAGCAACAACCATCCGGTCGTCTCATAAATCCACAATTGATCTCTGCACAAGCTAGCCAGCAACAGCCATTAATAAACCAGCAGTCACTTCCTGAACAACTGAATTTCCGACAACAATTACCTAATCAGCAACTACCATCTGGGCAACTCAGCAGTCAACAACAATTACTAAATCAGCAGCTACATTCTGGGCAACTGAGAAATCAACAGACATTGCCAAATCGGCAGTTACTTTCTGGGCAACTGAGTAACCAACAAGCATTATCAAATCAACAAATACATTCTGGACAGCAGAGTGTTCAGCAAGTATTATCAAATCAACAGCTACATTCTGGACAGCTTAGTGCTCAACAATCATTACCAAATCAACAGCTACATTCTGGACAGCTTAATGCTCAACAATCATTACCAAATCAACAGCTACATTCTGGACAGCTTAGTGCTCAACAATCATTACCAAATCAACAGCTACATTCTGGACAGCTTAGTGCTCAGCAGGTATTATCAAATCAACAGCTACATTCTGGACAGCTTAGTGCTCAACAGTCATTACCAAATCAACAGCTACATTCTGGACAGCAGAGTCCTCAACAGTCATTACCAAATCAACAGGTGCTTTCTGGACAATTGAGTAATCAACAAACATTGTCAAATTCACAGCTGTACTCTGGACAACTGAATAACCAACAAGTATTAACAAATCAACAGCTGTATTCTGGACAATTGACTAGCCAACAGGCATTATCAAACCAACCACTCTCTTCTGGCCAGTTGAGCCAACAACAACCAGCAGTGCAACAACTAGTTCCTGAACAACTAAGTCAGCAACAACGAGCACAGCCTCAGCAACAGTCGGCAGTTCAACAATTGCCATCTGGTCAATTGAATTATCAACAAACACCGTCCAATCAACTCAGTAAGCAACACACAGTAAACCAAATTACACCTCAACGGGGCAGGAGACCTCGACCCACAACGACGAGTACCACTCCGGAACCACAAGAAGAAGTGCAGTTGCTTTACGTGCCAGTGGAGACCCTACGACAACAACACCAG GCATCTCTCGAGCGACAGCAGCAGCAGTTGAGGCAAGAGCTGCAAAGCCTCAAACCCAAACCGACAACAGAACAACCGATCACCACTCCAGAGCCTTACCAACCGCCGTTGTCCGTATACATGGGGCTACAAGGCGACCACAACATCAAACTTTCTGATGTGGTGAAAGTTCTCAAAGAATCCAAATCGATATCAGTGCTTGACACGGTTGGCCCTAACTCCCCGCAGGTGTTTGTGGGTCCCTCAACACTGCAGGCCCCAGAAGGCTATGCCAAGTTCGAGCTGCCTTATTTATCTGCTCTCGAGTCCAACCGCGTGGAGAGGAAGGTAGACAAACCGCCGTTTTTCGTGGCACCTCTGAGTTTTAAGCCGCCCCCCGGATATTCTAAGATCCCGTTTCCTGCTCCGCACGTGGGATCGGTAGTGGTCGGCAACGTGACGGAGCTACTGCACGACAAAGAACAGCCCAGAAAAACATACAGCCTGCCAGCCGAGTTGCCGCCCATCAACCCAGAACTGCCGTCGCTTGTGAATTCACTGCAAGATCAACGTAATGTTCTTCTGTTACCACAACAACAGGCCGTAACAAAGTTCCTTCAGGCAGTGCAGCAAGTGGGACTGGAAACCTCAACGGAGAGATACACCCGACACAAAGTGTCCCGGTACACGACTCAAGAACCTGACGTCACAACTAAGCCATCACGGCACACGAACAAACATTTCAGACAGAGAGGTAGGCCAAAAGAAACGCCCACTCAAGAGTTCACGGTGACTACTGTTCAACCGCAGTACCTAGAATCCattgaagagaagaaaaacacCCCTCTTCACCAGGCACAAGTTCCCTCGCTCCAGCCCCAGTACAAAGAACAAGACGCTAGATATCCCACATACCCAGATGACGCAGTACCTCTTCAATCACACAATCCAGAAAATACAAAAGGTCCGACAAAATATACTGCTCCCTTGGACACATTTCTACCATCTGCCCAGGAAGACAGTGTACCAGATTATTCGGCACTTTCCAGGAAGCAGCCACAATACAATGCACCTCAAGAACATACAACGTTTGAACCAGATATAAGGACAGTGACTCCAGCCTACAAGCCAAAGTACTCTAATCAGCAAACTAGTCCTATTTATCAGACACAGACTTTCGTGCAAGATACTTCGGCGCCAGAAAAACAGAAACAATACAATAATCCCCCGAGTGAGCAGGTATATTCAAGAGAACCAGTTAAATATATCAACAATCAAGAGAGTTTGCCCACTATTACATCCCAATATTCAGTAACAGAACCAGTGCCACTGCCAAAACACACAATACCACAAGAAAATGCTTCAACACGTCGACCACAATACTTAGTTTCGGAAGATGAGCCAAGTTACACCACATCAAGAGACGTTATTTTACAGAGGCAGCAGTATGTGAGTCAGGAAACTCAGTCTGAGCTAAAGACACCAAAATATATTGCATCACAAGCAGATATCCCTCAGCGCCAGGCTCAGTATCAGGATCAATCAGTTGTATCGAAATCAAAATATGTTAAGGAAAATTCACAATTTTCTATTAGAGAACCATCAACAAACCCATCGACATATTCTACTGTAAAGGACGACATACCAATACCACAGACTTCATATTCCGATGAAGATCTAAATGTTGAGCTAAAATCAACTAAAGATTCTCTTATACCTGTTGTCTCCCAGGATCACAGAATTATAACAGAAAATCCAACAAAATACGCAGTTACACAGAATGATTTTCAGTTTCAGCAAGAACAATATTCACAGCGGAATCCAACGAGACCGGTAGAACCTCCAAACTATGCTTCCACACGCGGTGATATTTCATTACAGACAGTGAGACCGCAAATTTCTCCTTCTTACACAAGTAGCGTTCAGGAAGGTGGTGCACTGCGTCGCCCGCAACAGCCCGTCTATAATACAACCGCACAGCAAATCATTCTCAATCCATCGCAACAGTCGATTTATTCTAATCTTCAAGACGACATACAAACGACCCAAAAATACTACCAAAGTACAGAAGACTCTACTTCCGGCGAACAGATAAAATACGCGAACCCACAAGAAAATCTTTCTCCACGACTTGTCCAATACTCGGTTCCTTCAAGTCGACCATCGGTTGACGACACTTACCAGCTATTAGAAGCAGAGCCGGCTGTTTCAACAACCACGACCACAACAACTGCCCCGGTGTACACTACACCTTCTCGTAGGAACAGAGGCAGACACCGGCATACTTCTTCCTTCTCTACCACGACATCGGCCCCTCGCAGCAGAACGCCTTCATACTCGAGAGGACGTCGCCCCGTCTCGAGGACAACATCAGAGCCAACATCCACTGGAGATCAAGTGAGTCCCTTCGAGAGCAGCAGGCAGTCCTCGGAGAGGGCGCAGACCCACAGGTTCGAGACCCCACGCAGCAGATCACGCACTCGCAGCAGAACAAGGAGCACCACTACGACCACAACCACGACGACACCCGCCCCACAACAAAACACAGACCTCTACCAAGACGAAATTTATGCCACCGTCACGTCAACGCAGCACTCCAGGACAGACACTGTCACCGAGGACTTCCTGCAGTTCGCACCTCCACAGGGAAGCCAAGTCACCCGCACCAAGCTTCTGAGAGGTCAGGATCAGTTCTACACTGGCGACACGCCACAGTCGCAGTCCCGGCTCCCAGCTGATCCTCCGTCAAATGTCCAGATAGATGAACTCAACTCTTACACCCAAGTTTCGAGTACACCGAGTTATAGTGCAGTGATACCTAATGGGCATGCGGATGCGTCATACATTCCCCTTGGATCATCGCCTCAAGCAGGGATATCAAACGAAGAATCATTCCGTCAGCCACCAAACTCACAAAACCCTACAGGTCAGGGACAATATGTGCAAACGTCCACAGAACATTTCATCCAAACTCCTGTTTACAATGAACAAATACTTCGCAATCAAAATATAAGGAACCAAGGAGATTATGATCAGATTTCCAACGGCCATCTTGTAAACAACCAAATTCCAAACAGACAATTGATAAACGCTCCAAATTCTAAAACACAACTAGTTCCAGACTACTACGACCCTACTTTAACAGCCCCAGAAGACAACAGGCAACTGCCTTTACCAGCAGGTCCTGCAGCTGGTACAGAAACTCCCATAATTTCCAAAGACGCGTTCCAACCGCAGCAACTGCAGGAAACCATTGGTGGAACAACACAACGGCAATACTCATCTCCGCCACGCACGCACAGCGTCACTCCCTCGGAAGTGAGGTACAAAGACACGAGCGATTCCCAAATTGTTACGTCTGAAAGAACTCCAAGCGTAACGCAGAAAGCGGCGTTCGTAAGGATAAGAGGACGTCTGCGAGGTCGCCAAAGAGTCACTCCACAGCCCACAGAGCAGCCTGCGACAATTCCCACAATACAGCCCGAAGTACTGACGACACCTATCGCGAGGAAGCACACCAACTTCCTCAACAGAGGTTCAGCTCGCAAAACACAGGCGCCGACCACAACCCCCACGGCTGAGACCACCACGCCTCCCTCTGACAAG GTTTACACGGTGCGTCCTGCCCGGAGGCCTCAGCAGGCGCAGACAAAACTGACGACACGTGGACGCATCCGGCGCCCTACACGCCCCACTACCACCACCGTCGCTCCAACTATCACTTCGGCCTCGGACCACAGGCTGAACGAGGTCCCTTACGAATTTACCACGGAGATAGTGCCCACGACGCGACGTTACCAACTGGAGTACGACCCAGTACAGCAGTATCAGCCTCGTAGACACCAGTACCAGTCCATCCAGCGGCATCAGCAGGATCAGCAGTATCAACAGAATCAGCAGGATGATCAGTATCAACGATATCAGCAAGACCAGCAGGATGACCAGTACCAAAGATACCAGCAGAATCAGAAAGAAGACGAGTATCAGCAGAATCAGAAGGGTGGTCAGTATCAACAGAATCAGAAGGATGACCAGTACCAGCAGAATCAGAAGGGTGATCAGTACCAGAGATACCAACAGAATCCACAGGACGACCAATATCAGCAATTCCCAGACAATCAACAATACTATCAGGATCAGCAGTATCAACAGTATCAGACGGTGGAGCGCTACCACCCCACAGATCAAACGTCCCTTCCGTCTGATAGTCGGCCCCATTACGCCACAGACGACCCTGAACACGGTGCGGAGAGTCAGTGGTCTACGAGAACACTGGCCGCTAACTCCAGTAACGCGATACCTGTCGTGGCGAAATCTGAGTCTATCACGACAGAACAGCCGACTACGGAGGCAGCTATCACGACGACGGAAGCGACGCCGCCGCTCGTACTGACGCCGTCTCCTGCAGTTAGCACGACCGCAGAGACTACAGAGACCAGCAAG ccTGGACACAGTCGCCGAAGAGGCAACTGGGTTCGAGTTCGCGTGAGGCCGCAACAACAGCCACAAGATATCTTCGAGACAGCAGAATCCCAAAATGTTGCCACTGTAGCAGCCGCCAATCAAATCCCAGGAGAAAGCACAGTAAAACAAATGACGAAGAGTCCAGGTTACAAGGATGAGTTTTTCTCAGCTAGTGTTCAGGATACTGCAGATCAAGAGAACAGTACACCCAAGATCGAAGGAGATTTTAGTTCCTCTGCTGTTGAAGAAGACTTCGGAACTACGGAAATCACCACCGTCCATGATACTGCTACTTCATCATCCAGCTCACAAAACAAAGAAGCAGCTTTAAGTAACAGTTATGCTACTAATGACGACATTACAGTCGAGGACACGAAAAAGTTCGTCACTGATGCACCTTCTGGCGATCTGGACGGTGTATGGAACGAAGAAAAAGTATCTGAATACACAACAAAACCAAGTGACGACAGCGGAACATCGACCACAATTTCTCCAGAATCCACGACAGAACAAAGGTCATATTTGTCATCCCTGTTTTCAACGCTAGATTATTACGGAAATTCTGGAAAAGATGCAGATAAAAATCTGAACTGGGGAGGATATGATGACTGGTGGAATAAAAACTACGCAAATCACAGACCGTATTACAGCGACGACAAATTGAATCGTCCTGATGATGCCAAGAAGAAAATTACATCAGGTCCCTCCATTTGGGAAATGGATAGTTTTAGAGATTACGAAGATCTGAGCGAACAAGAAGAACAAGCCAACAAAGATGACAGCAACACTTCTACCACGAAGTTGCAGACCAGCACTGAAAGCAACGTGGGTTTATCTGGTCTGGAGGACTACCCCAATTATCAGACGTGGGATGATGTGCTGGAAGAACACAACGGCAAACATTCCGTCAAAAAAGCAAATcctgaagtagaagaagaagttaAGGATAACAATGTAAAAGGCGAAAAAATTGATGATAGTTCGTTTAAGAATCCACCAGAGGTTTCGCAGTCAGATGAAAACATACTGACCACAGCATATCCTGCCACATCCGAAGAGAAAGGTTCGGAGCTCGTAACAGAGCAACCAGGTTACAATGTTGTGGAATCGACAACAAATGTCCCGAATGCTacggaacaaaaaaatgttcatCAAACTACAACAGAATTCAGCGTCTTCTCTACTTCGTCAGAGTTGTCTACTACTGAACAAGCCATTACAACAGAGAAAGCTCAAAATAATACAAGCTCTTATGAAACAGAGGCTCCTTCAGATGAGGAAATATCATCATCGACAGAAGCTGCTTCTACCACTGAATCAAGTTCTGCAATATTATCGACAGAACCTGTCGTCTCCACAGATCCAAGCTCTCTTTATAATACTGAGCCGAAAATAAAGAGAACAGACACGCGATCACTTATGGCGCGAATTCTGGGCACTACCACTTCCACTAAGATCTCCCACGAGACGGAAATATGTTACAGAGGGCGATGCATAAAGACGAAAACTAAGGACTCCGACATCGACCAGCTGTCCACAGACTGA